The genomic stretch AatcttaaatatatttataacttCTCTTAAAGTGACATTTTGACAGTTGTCTATAGGACTCTTTAGTAAGCGGAACTGAATTCCCTTgtgtcaaatgtttttttttttcttcgctCATTTTTTCAACACTCATATCCTTATTTCTGTCCTTCCAGCGATGAACCCTGGACAGCTTTATTCATACCCCGCTCGTCGCTGGAGGAAGAAGCGGAGGGCACATCCATCTGAGGACCCCTGCCTCCCTTTATCCCCTCTGAAGTCAGGTACCAATCTCTAGGCTTGGTCTCCAACAGCCAGATGTATGTGTCTCCGGCTTGGGCCAGCGGTTTGTTTTTAAAAGCCGCATGAAACTTGAGCACAGCGCTATATGCGTGCTGAGCATTTGGCTGGCTTCAGCCTCTCTATGTGCTGATCTCCTTTATGACATCAGCATCGTGAATTTCTCATGCTCCACACTGGTGTCCCACAGCAGAGCTGGACCTGGGGCTAAAGAAAGATAGCAGTAGCCTGGAGGCCCTTCTGAAGGCGGAGCCCCTGGACAAGCGGGGGCCGCCCGAGCTGCGGGCCCCAGAGGAGGAGCCCAGCCTGGCCGAGCTCACGCCCGCATCCCACAGCAGCACCACCCGCATCCGCAAGGTATGGTGGTCCTGCTGCCTTTGCGCCGCTTTCGGGGGAAATGGTGGTTTCGACTTGGTTTCGTAAGCTTGCTTTATGAGAGTGGAAGAAATGAGTGAaatggtctgtgtgtgtcattcTGCCAAAACGCATCATGAACCTGAAAGAATAGATCAGAAGCACAGCTCTGCTGCAGGGGCTGCCCCGCTCTCAGCTGTCTTTCTTTCCGGTCTCTCGCGCAGAGGATCTTGGAACCCGAGGACTACCTGGATGACCTGGATGATGAAGACTATGAGGAAGACACCCCTAAGAAACGAGGGAAGAGCAAGGGGAAGGTGAGTCTCCAGCCTTATATGTAGAATTGCATAAGCTGTGTTGTGTGTTTTACTTGAGGGTAATAATTCTATTCATTGTGAGCGATTTGTCAGAATTTCGTCAGCGTTGCAATAGTTGACTGATTGCACAGCTGCATGTGTACCTAAGGCGAACTTGTTAGGTACCTTTGTGAAGGGTAAAACTGCATGCCCCCAGCATTTGAGCTGGTAATGAGATGGTTGCCAGATCATTCCTTGAAGGGAAGTCGCACCTATTTTATATTTACGGGACGCTGGCTGTACTGCTGTAGAGAATATGCTCACCAGCTCCCAGGTAGGCTAACGACTGttattctccccccccccccccccccccccccaaaagagcCGGGCAGTGACCAGCACCCGGAAAAAGCCAGACGCAGCGGCGCTGGAGGACCGGGACAAGCCTTTCTGCTGTGACAGTGAGTGTGTGCGGTTAGGGTGGGGGAGATGTAGCCCCATCGCGGCAACTCGTCATGTGCTGTGCAAGGCTTTTAAATCCAGGTGCAGTAATACAGCAAAACACACTggctggccaaaaaaaaagtcacccttagaatttaaatcagcaagtacttaagagccaatgactggatcattattacagctcagcaacgttatgcagcaataaagtaaagtgtGCTGAGTACCTGATTCtcctgaatggccaggttatcccatcaatggattttttcccTTCCTAATGGCATGGGAATATTCCAGGACgataatgccaagattcatcgggctcgaattgtcaaagagtggttcagggaacATGAGGGATCATTATCACACATGAATGGGCCAACAAAGAGTCTTGACCTTAACCTTACAGAtagtctttgggatgtgctgaagaagtctttacggagtggttcaactcacctaTCGGTACAAGATCTCGACAAGagattaatgcaaatctggTAAAAAAAGGAATGTTGTGATGTTTCATAAGTACGTGGGAAATGATGCACGGACAAATATGTACCATAATCAAAGCCAAGGCGCTCCAACGAAATATTAAAGTGTACGGCGCTTTTTTGGCCAGGGCAGTGTATATTTAAAGATTTCACTGATCAAAGGTATTAAAATTGTGCTGCTCAGCTGTACTGAAATCCCACGTTTCTTTAAAAGTCAGTTTGTTTAGTTACGTGTTTTGCAGTCTGATAAGGGTGAATGTCGAGGCTGCAGAGTAATTTAGTAACTGATAACCTGCCCAGATAATCTTCTGGGATGTTAGCTGTCTTTTTTTGGCTGTTTCTTTGAAAACATGATGAAATTATCCTAAGTACATTGATCTGTAGAGTGTATAGATGGTAGCTGTTCATGCCAAGGATGGTAAATGATCAGATTTTTCTGCTTTGAATTATGAAGTAGCTAAGATCTGGGCTTTCACTACAGCAGTAATGGAGTTTTGAAGATACTTCTCCTGTAAACAACCAGAAGTCAGGATTCTGCGGATGCAATTCTAAAAAGTGATTAATGGCTTCATTCTTAACCCTGAATTTGAGGGATAGTTTTGGTTAGTTGATGAACTGCATTTTCTGGTTTGTGCCATGTTCATCGTCATTCTTCCCAATGCTGCAGCTAATCCCTCTATGATTCCCCTGCATTTTGTACTTCTTAACGCTAACTTAAGAGATAAGCTCAAGATACTACAAGAAGTCAGTACAAAGCACTGAGGGACTCATTATCCAAGAAGTCTAAATTACTTTTTCCTTTACCGGAATCACAAATGTGATTTTAGTTTAATGTGAAATTAAATTTGCCTTGGTCTATTGAGAAGTTATGGATCAAAATTAGGTGCATACTAATTATGCTGGGGAAAAACCAATAAGGAGACATTTCCTTTCTTAGTCTCCTAATTCTGTGGTGTTGGAGATCAATGATATTGGGTCCTAATGTCCATTTAAAGGCCTTTAATTGGCTGCCTCTGTGTTGTGACCTTTGTTGCAACTTCAGTCATTCACAAAACCTTTCCTTATTCCTAGATGAACCAATTAAGTTTCAGTTTGACAGTCAGTgagatttttttcctctttcagTATTAATAATCACTGAGGGAAGATTCAGATTAATAGTAGTCTTCAGACTTTTTAAATGTAGCGATGAGATCTTCCTTTCACCAAAGTTCAATTTGATGTACAAATTTTCtgtattgggggggggaaaaaaatctgtatcCACTTTTCCATGCATGTACAGCAAGAAATAATGATTGACCCAAAGGTGTGTAATtgaggtgttgacttggccatCAGGAACATTGTATTTCTTGGATATGCAAATTTGGTTTTGACTCCATTTCATAGGCGTTATCACTAACTGATTTCATTGCATATAGTCCTGTTTCTCTCTGATGCTTGCATGTGAGATTGGGCTCTGCCCCTCACCCAGGTGATTATCCAGCCTCAGGCTTATGGTCTTGGGAGTAATATCTCAGTCTGTTATATTTTCttatcagatgcttttgtccattgTGAAGAAAGCTTGAGGTCAGAGAGCCAACCTGCTATTGCACTAGCTCCAGTCTGGGGCATTTTTCCTGAGGCCTGAACCTCACTTGGGGTGGTCTGAAAGTCTCTCTGGCTGTGTGCACATCCCTCTCTTGTCTGTCTGAGTCCCTAGTAGGATTTTCCTTGATCATTTCCTCAAAGCTCTGAATGCTGAGTCCTCCtgtctctctttttttcccctctctctttctctctttcagaCTCttacaaacaaaagcacatttcAAAACCTTCAGAAAGAGGTACATTTCAGTCATTCCTCTGTCCTGCCTTTCTCTCTGCTCATCAGCTATGAGTTTAATACACCCACGTGTGTCTATCTTTGTGTTAGCGTGTGCAAGTTTGTAACACTGTCTGGGGGCTTTTAATAAGCTCTAGGGGTAGGAGTATATAGTTAAAGACCTAAGCAACTAGTTAAACCCGGGATGTGTGACGTGCAGTTGGACTAATACTCTTAATCTCTAAGTTGCTGCTGCCCTCTTGGGTGTATTCTTGTATCTCTCTTGTATCTGATGTGCAGTTTCTATCATTTAGCGTAAATTATTGTGGAAATTGGTGGCAGAATCCAACCTCATGCACTGTGCTGCCCCCAGAGCCTCCTACGACCCTGCTCAGGATGAaaggttggaagatgaatggtcAGCGAGTGTGGCAGCTGCGTTTGACTGTCTGCTTTAGCGTCGGAGCGATGCTTAACAACGTGGCTCACTTTGTGTGGGGACTGGTCCACAGCAATGAAGAGAACCTGGCGTGTCCTTTTTTAGATGGTGCCGTATAGCAAAATGGCAGCCTGTCAGAATGAGAGCTCTTCTTTCCATTTGAGCCCTGGAGCACACGGTCTGTATGTTTGGTGGTGGGGGCTCCGGCGCTGCTCCCTTGGTCATTCTAGCAgcacggaggggggggggggggttaagccATGCGAGGTGAAGCAAGCTTCCCTCCAGGCGGTGGAGTGAGAAGGCCGCCTTCACTAGGCAGGATGGGTCCTTGCAGCTGGTTAAGGAGACGAAAGCTGCTTTTGTAGAGATGTTGGCTAGCGGCAGGGGTGTGCAAAAGCATAGTCTTCCAGAAAGAAATGAATACAGCTTTAGGGTGTGTGATTCTGCTGGGATTTGACCCTCTGCCTGTGCGTTGGATCTGTTgctttgtgaaactgactttgTCCCTGATTGGCTCTTATGGTCAGTGTGCATTGCTCTCCGTGcacgtgtgtgcatgtgtgtgtgcatgtgcgtgtccCCGTCCCCTCTCGTTGCCTCACCGTGTGCCCTTTGGATTCCGGCAGTTTGTGGGAAGCGCTACAAGAACCGCCCAGGCCTGAGTTACCACTACACTCACTCCCACCtggcggaggaggaggcggagGATGCCGAGGACGAGGAGGACAGCGAAGGCCCCTTTCAGGCCAGGCCAGAGGAGCACAAAAGTGAGACGGCTGTCCAgctctgccccgcccccctcacCCTCATTGGTCATTTACTTTGCTTCTAGTAATTCTAATCCAATGACAGCAGCCAGCAGGGATTTGAACAGGCttccccaattccagtcctggggggccagaatccaacacattttgcagatttccctgatCAAACACACCTACCAATTAGCTGATTAAGacgtgtttgagcagggaaatctgcaaactgtgttggattctggccctccaggaccagaactGGGGACCACAGGGTTTGAGCATATTGAAATATTAGTAAACATGGAATAAGTTGCTGGGATTGTTGATTTTACTGAAGTTAAGGAAGGTACAGCATTTTGGGGCATTCAGCAGCAGAGGCTTTGTTGTGAATCTGGATTTTATTGATATAATGGGTTTAATTTCTGCTTTTCTGGTATGTATATTCCCAAGCCCTCTTCTTAACTCCTCTCTTCCTAGCATTGTTACCATTCTGAGCACTTCTCAgttaatgacccccccccccctccccccagattTGATCAAGATGATCCACAGAGTCTTAAAGACTTGTATTTATAAACCGGGAATATCCTCTCCTTGTCGTAACAGCATTTGCCCGTTAGTTAAAGATGTGAATATCTGTTCCGGCTCTTGTTCCTGTCAGC from Paramormyrops kingsleyae isolate MSU_618 chromosome 10, PKINGS_0.4, whole genome shotgun sequence encodes the following:
- the LOC111859857 gene encoding zinc finger protein ubi-d4-like isoform X4, whose translation is MAAAVDSVVNVLGEQYYRDAMEQCHSYNARLCAERSVHMPFLDSQTRVAQSNCYIWMEKRHRSPAMNPGQLYSYPARRWRKKRRAHPSEDPCLPLSPLKSAELDLGLKKDSSSLEALLKAEPLDKRGPPELRAPEEEPSLAELTPASHSSTTRIRKRILEPEDYLDDLDDEDYEEDTPKKRGKSKGKSRAVTSTRKKPDAAALEDRDKPFCCDNSYKQKHISKPSEREPPTTLLRMKVCGKRYKNRPGLSYHYTHSHLAEEEAEDAEDEEDSEGPFQARPEEHKTPKKGPDGLALPNNYCDFCLGDSKVNRKTGQSEGLVSCSDCGRSGHPSCLQFTPVMMAAVKTYRWQCIECKCCNVCGTSENDDQLLFCDDCDRGYHMYCLRPPMSEPPEGSWSCHLCLDLLKDKASIYQNQKTAA